A genomic region of Entelurus aequoreus isolate RoL-2023_Sb linkage group LG19, RoL_Eaeq_v1.1, whole genome shotgun sequence contains the following coding sequences:
- the atcaya gene encoding caytaxin isoform X1 produces MGTTEATLRMENMEVKDEWQDEDFPRLLPEDGDMDASCGLTDNRGSPPGSFNLSPPGGGAGVSSSHRKRRTLVAPEMNLSLDKSEGSLLSDDYLDTPDDLDINVDDMDTPDETDSLEFITNGNDLEWEDDAPVASAKAGPAGRSADLDEEGNANNTRLWRTVIIGEQEHRIDMQIIRPYQRVITHGGYFGEGLNAIIVFSACYLPDSNIPDYHYIMENLFLYVVSSLEMLVAEDYLIIYMNGATPRSKMPGISWLKKCYQMIDRRLRKNLKSLVIAHPTWFIRTVLAISRPFISVKFMNKIQYVHSLDELAQMVPMEHVHVPECVVQFDDERIQARKERIEQEQQSVPQEPFNKKPQRPKSTKVDQGL; encoded by the exons ACTTCTACCCGAGGACGGAGACATGGACGCCTCGTGCGGCCTCACAGACAACAGAGGCT CACCTCCCGGCTCCTTCAACTTGAGCCCGCCCGGAGGAGGCGCCGGGGTGTCGTCCTCGCACCGTAAAAGGCGTACGCTGGTCGCCCCGGAGATGAACCTGTCCCTGGATAAAAGCGAAGGTTCTCTGCTCTCTGACGACTACCTGGACACGCCCGATGACCTGGACATTAACGTGGATGACATGGACACGCCGGATGAGACCGACTCCTTGGAGTTCATCACCAATGGCAACGACCTGGAATGGGAAG ATGATGCCCCCGTGGCCTCCGCCAAAGCAGGTCCCGCCGGCCGTTCAGCGGACTTGGACGAGGAGGGAAATGCCAACAACACCCGCCTGTGGAGGACGGTGATCATTGGGGAACAGGAGCACCGGATCGACATGCAGATCATCCGACCGTACCAGAGAGTCATCACACACGGAG GTTATTTTGGCGAGGGCCTCAACGCCATCATCGTGTTCTCCGCCTGCTACCTGCCCGACAGCAACATCCCAGACTACCACTACATCATGGAAAACCTCTTCCT GTACGTGGTGAGCAGTCTGGAGATGCTGGTGGCCGAGGACTACCTGATTATCTACATGAACGGAGCCACGCCCAGGAGTAAGATGCCCGGGATTAGCTGGCTCAAGAAATGCTACCAGATGATCGACAGAAG ACTGAGGAAGAACTTGAAGTCGTTGGTCATCGCCCACCCCACTTGGTTCATACGCACTGTCCTGGCAATATCACGGCCCTTCATCAG TGTGAAGTTCATGAACAAGATCCAATACGTCCACAGCCTGGACGAGCTGGCCCAGATGGTCCCCATGGAGCACGTCCATGTCCCGGAGTGTGTCGTGCA GTTTGACGATGAGAGGATTCAAGCCAGGAAGGAAAG gATAGAGCAAGAGCAACAGTCAGTCCCACAAGAACCATTCAACAAAAAACCACAAAG
- the atcaya gene encoding caytaxin isoform X2, which yields MDASCGLTDNRGSPPGSFNLSPPGGGAGVSSSHRKRRTLVAPEMNLSLDKSEGSLLSDDYLDTPDDLDINVDDMDTPDETDSLEFITNGNDLEWEDDAPVASAKAGPAGRSADLDEEGNANNTRLWRTVIIGEQEHRIDMQIIRPYQRVITHGGYFGEGLNAIIVFSACYLPDSNIPDYHYIMENLFLYVVSSLEMLVAEDYLIIYMNGATPRSKMPGISWLKKCYQMIDRRLRKNLKSLVIAHPTWFIRTVLAISRPFISVKFMNKIQYVHSLDELAQMVPMEHVHVPECVVQFDDERIQARKERIEQEQQSVPQEPFNKKPQRPKSTKVDQGL from the exons ATGGACGCCTCGTGCGGCCTCACAGACAACAGAGGCT CACCTCCCGGCTCCTTCAACTTGAGCCCGCCCGGAGGAGGCGCCGGGGTGTCGTCCTCGCACCGTAAAAGGCGTACGCTGGTCGCCCCGGAGATGAACCTGTCCCTGGATAAAAGCGAAGGTTCTCTGCTCTCTGACGACTACCTGGACACGCCCGATGACCTGGACATTAACGTGGATGACATGGACACGCCGGATGAGACCGACTCCTTGGAGTTCATCACCAATGGCAACGACCTGGAATGGGAAG ATGATGCCCCCGTGGCCTCCGCCAAAGCAGGTCCCGCCGGCCGTTCAGCGGACTTGGACGAGGAGGGAAATGCCAACAACACCCGCCTGTGGAGGACGGTGATCATTGGGGAACAGGAGCACCGGATCGACATGCAGATCATCCGACCGTACCAGAGAGTCATCACACACGGAG GTTATTTTGGCGAGGGCCTCAACGCCATCATCGTGTTCTCCGCCTGCTACCTGCCCGACAGCAACATCCCAGACTACCACTACATCATGGAAAACCTCTTCCT GTACGTGGTGAGCAGTCTGGAGATGCTGGTGGCCGAGGACTACCTGATTATCTACATGAACGGAGCCACGCCCAGGAGTAAGATGCCCGGGATTAGCTGGCTCAAGAAATGCTACCAGATGATCGACAGAAG ACTGAGGAAGAACTTGAAGTCGTTGGTCATCGCCCACCCCACTTGGTTCATACGCACTGTCCTGGCAATATCACGGCCCTTCATCAG TGTGAAGTTCATGAACAAGATCCAATACGTCCACAGCCTGGACGAGCTGGCCCAGATGGTCCCCATGGAGCACGTCCATGTCCCGGAGTGTGTCGTGCA GTTTGACGATGAGAGGATTCAAGCCAGGAAGGAAAG gATAGAGCAAGAGCAACAGTCAGTCCCACAAGAACCATTCAACAAAAAACCACAAAG